The Candidatus Neomarinimicrobiota bacterium genome contains the following window.
GCTTGAAATCCCCCATCTCTTTCTTAATCTGGTCTTAACCCTGCTTCTGGTTTGGGTGATTATCCAAATCATCTCTGTAACTATCCTCGATAAATTTTGGGCTGGATTTGTCTCAATGACAGCCTGGGGACTGGCAGCTCTGAGTATTCTTGGCATTCTCACGCCAATGATTGAATTTTTGGATAAGATCGGATTCCATCTGGGGGAAGTGCATATTACGGTTTTAGCCACCCTTAAAGCGATAATTTTTCTCGTCATAGCACTCCGTCTTAGTAAATGGTTTGGTGGATATTTTGATAAACAAATCAGCCGATTTGACCAACTCTCTGCCTCTTCTCATGTACTTATCAGCAAAACGATCAGGTTTTCGATTTATTTCTTGATCGCCCTCATTGTCCTGGACAGCATTGGAGTGGATCTGACAGCCCTGGCTGTTTTTGGTGGTGCCCTTGGTGTTGGTATTGGATTTGGTCTGCAAAAGGTGTCTTCCAACCTGCTTAGCGGTATTATTCTCCTTTCTGACAGATCTATCAAGCCAGGTGATGTGGTGCAGATTGGTGAAGTATATGGGTGGATTTCCAGCCTAAAGAGCCGCTATGTAAGCGTTGTAACCCGTGACGGGCACGAATACTTGATTCCAAACGAGGATTTAATTACACAGCAGGTGATTAACTGGTCCTACTCTGATAAAAGGATCCGCTTGAAAGTTCCCTTTGGGGTGGCTTACAAATCGAATCCACACGAGGTACGTGCTCTGGTAATTGAAGCAATGAATGATGTCCCCAGAGTACTCAAGACACCGCCTCCCATGTGCCTCATGACAGGTTTTGGAGATAGCTCTATTGATTTGGAGCTCAGATTCTGGATAGATGACCCTAAAAATGGGACGACAAACATCCAAAGTGATGCCTTGTTTCGCATCTGGGATACGCTTAAGGAAAATGGAATTGAGATTCCATTCCCGCAGCGTGATGTACACCTCCATAAAATCGCATCGGAAGAGAATTAACTGTATGACTCTCTTTCATAGGAGGACACCAGGAAGGATTCATGTAAATATTTTGCAGGTGGGTCTTCATCAGACCCGGTAATGATTAATTGATAGAAACAATCACCAGTAAGGGTATGTATTATGAAAGTAACTAAAATTTTTCAAATGTGTGGAATTGTGACGTTGACTGTCTTAATGATGGGATGTGCTGGAGGTAGTAGTGCTTTGGTCCAGGAGAAGGACGCTGAGCTTGAGCGTCTCCGTACCGAATTGGATCAGCTTGAGAAGCGTCTGGAAACTGAAAAAAAAGTGTCCAACGAATTGAGTTCCAAGCAGGGTGAGTTGAAAGAGACACTGAAGCTTGAGCAGCAAAAAAAGCAGAACTATTTAAATGAGATTGAACGCCTGAAAGCATCTGAGAAAAATCAATTTGTTATTGGAAACAGAATTGTTCTCACCAATGCTGTTGTTTTCAAGGGTGGCAGCGCTGAGCTCAGCGAAAGGGGTCAGCTCTACATGGCCGAAGTGATAGAATCACTGAGGAAATACCCTGATCGAGAAATCTTGATTGAGGGTCATTGTGACAACGTACCAATAGCTTCCGGTTATCGTTGGAAATACGCTAGCAATTGGGAACTCTCAGCAGCAAGAGCGCTTAACGTCTTACATTATTTTGAGAAAAATAGCAGGCTGGATCCCGAACTTCTGGGAGCAGTAGCCTACGGGGAACATCGACCTATTGCCAGCAATAGTATGGCTGAAGGTAGGGCACAAAACAGACGCGTTGAGATAGTTGTGGGGAACTCTGTAAAATAGACGATTTAAAAATAATTTCTCAATCGCTGCATCTTCACCGCAGTTACACTTCCCCTGGCTGACTATCTATTTGCGTTTTACCGAGATTGGGAATATCATTTTTGAACACCAGTGTACGATAAGGGAATGGAATCTCAATGCCCTCGGCATCAAAGCGCTTCTTAATGGCTTTGTTGAGATCACAATGCATTTCGAAGGCAGCAATCTGATTCTCGGCCCAGACATATGCCTTCAGCAAAACCGCTGAATCCCCAAAACCTAGCACCCTCACTATCACTTGTGGAACCCCTCCTTCTATCTCTTCAGGAGTACGCACATCCAGACTCGAGGAGTGGGCAACTGCTTCCTCTTGAATGATCCTGATTGCCAGATCCACATCGGAGTCATAACTGATGCCTAAATCAATATGTCGTCTGATCCGTATGTCTCCCATGTTGGAATTGATAATGGTCTCACTACTCATTACCGAATTGGGGATCACGATGCGGCGGTTCTCAAAATCTCTGATCACGGTATGCCTCAGGGTGATGTCCTCCACAATACCGTGATAGAGCGATCCGATCTTGACCACATCATGGACTGAGAGTGGTTTGAAGATGACGATGAAAACACCACTGATCATGTTCGCAAAGGCTGCCTGGGAAGCGAACCCAACAATGGCCGCAAAGATTCCCGCGCCTGCCAGCAAACCCACAGCTAGCGTGCGTAGGGATGGAATCATATAAATGCTGAGTCCTAATGCCAGGACATAGATCGCTGCTGAAAGTATATTCTTGAAAAACTTATAGTTGGTTGGGTCCACCTTTAACTTTTCGGATGCACGATCCAGATAACGGCTTAGAAAGAAGCGCAACAGCCTGATGGCTATAAACGCTGATATCAATATGGCACCAATAATCAAAAATGTTTGCAGG
Protein-coding sequences here:
- a CDS encoding mechanosensitive ion channel, which translates into the protein MNNFDTQTITDLMNQIYAWFLDHILIWTNLVQLLIIVLVLGVSLLISKRLQPVLQKRLSTYDGSKIAISKFLETILNQIAGIQQVLFLWVAVLIYRQLEIPHLFLNLVLTLLLVWVIIQIISVTILDKFWAGFVSMTAWGLAALSILGILTPMIEFLDKIGFHLGEVHITVLATLKAIIFLVIALRLSKWFGGYFDKQISRFDQLSASSHVLISKTIRFSIYFLIALIVLDSIGVDLTALAVFGGALGVGIGFGLQKVSSNLLSGIILLSDRSIKPGDVVQIGEVYGWISSLKSRYVSVVTRDGHEYLIPNEDLITQQVINWSYSDKRIRLKVPFGVAYKSNPHEVRALVIEAMNDVPRVLKTPPPMCLMTGFGDSSIDLELRFWIDDPKNGTTNIQSDALFRIWDTLKENGIEIPFPQRDVHLHKIASEEN
- a CDS encoding flagellar motor protein MotB, with amino-acid sequence MKVTKIFQMCGIVTLTVLMMGCAGGSSALVQEKDAELERLRTELDQLEKRLETEKKVSNELSSKQGELKETLKLEQQKKQNYLNEIERLKASEKNQFVIGNRIVLTNAVVFKGGSAELSERGQLYMAEVIESLRKYPDREILIEGHCDNVPIASGYRWKYASNWELSAARALNVLHYFEKNSRLDPELLGAVAYGEHRPIASNSMAEGRAQNRRVEIVVGNSVK
- a CDS encoding mechanosensitive ion channel family protein, coding for MGHLMDLQTFLIIGAILISAFIAIRLLRFFLSRYLDRASEKLKVDPTNYKFFKNILSAAIYVLALGLSIYMIPSLRTLAVGLLAGAGIFAAIVGFASQAAFANMISGVFIVIFKPLSVHDVVKIGSLYHGIVEDITLRHTVIRDFENRRIVIPNSVMSSETIINSNMGDIRIRRHIDLGISYDSDVDLAIRIIQEEAVAHSSSLDVRTPEEIEGGVPQVIVRVLGFGDSAVLLKAYVWAENQIAAFEMHCDLNKAIKKRFDAEGIEIPFPYRTLVFKNDIPNLGKTQIDSQPGEV